Proteins from one Magnetospirillum sp. 15-1 genomic window:
- a CDS encoding Lrp/AsnC ligand binding domain-containing protein — MQTIFVQVKCELGLAYQVADEAVDIEQVSEVHSISGQYDLMLKCYLDDAADIGQFVVDTIQRLPGVKDTFTLIAFKAFS; from the coding sequence ATGCAGACCATCTTCGTTCAGGTGAAGTGCGAACTGGGGCTGGCCTATCAGGTGGCCGACGAGGCCGTCGACATCGAACAGGTCTCGGAGGTGCACTCCATCTCCGGCCAGTACGATCTGATGCTGAAGTGCTATCTCGACGATGCCGCCGATATCGGCCAGTTCGTGGTGGACACCATCCAGCGCCTGCCGGGCGTCAAGGACACCTTCACCCTGATCGCCTTCAAGGCGTTTTCCTGA
- a CDS encoding DsbA family protein: protein MIAKTFAAALMVSGLALASLPATAQEVPLTPKQAEAVKKVVRDYLMEHPEVLGEALEALREKMRAQAEADAHKMLEARKDEIFKAPEDPQGGNLKGDLTLVEFMDYNCGFCKQAFDPLWEAVKADGKVRVVVKEYPILGPDSVLASRVALVAKAQSQAKYDDIHRAFMKFRGRLDEKAIYKIAGEQGFNIEQLKKDIGGAEIEKQLKKNFDLARSLDIGGTPTFIVGDRVISSALDQQTLKQLMDAARRSAPKQGG from the coding sequence ATGATCGCCAAGACTTTCGCCGCCGCCCTGATGGTGTCCGGCCTTGCCCTTGCTTCCCTGCCGGCCACCGCCCAGGAGGTTCCGCTGACTCCCAAGCAGGCCGAGGCGGTCAAGAAGGTGGTGCGCGACTACCTCATGGAGCATCCCGAGGTGTTGGGCGAGGCCCTGGAGGCGCTGCGCGAGAAGATGCGCGCCCAGGCCGAAGCCGACGCCCACAAGATGCTGGAGGCCCGCAAGGACGAGATCTTCAAGGCGCCGGAGGACCCCCAGGGGGGCAATCTCAAGGGCGACCTCACCCTGGTCGAGTTCATGGATTACAATTGCGGCTTCTGCAAGCAGGCCTTCGATCCCCTGTGGGAGGCGGTCAAGGCCGACGGCAAGGTCCGCGTGGTGGTCAAGGAATACCCGATCCTCGGGCCGGATTCGGTGCTGGCGTCGCGTGTCGCCCTGGTGGCCAAGGCCCAGAGCCAGGCCAAGTACGACGACATCCACCGCGCCTTCATGAAGTTCCGCGGCCGCCTCGACGAGAAGGCCATCTACAAGATCGCCGGCGAGCAGGGCTTCAATATCGAGCAGTTGAAGAAGGATATCGGCGGCGCCGAAATCGAGAAGCAGCTGAAGAAGAATTTCGATCTGGCCCGTTCCCTGGACATCGGCGGCACGCCCACCTTCATCGTCGGCGACCGCGTCATTTCCAGCGCTCTCGACCAGCAGACCCTGAAGCAGTTGATGGATGCGGCGCGTCGCTCGGCGCCCAAGCAGGGCGGCTGA
- a CDS encoding type III PLP-dependent enzyme, whose product MTAKIARFLEEVRPVTPCVVVDLDVVRDNYQGLRRWLPLAEVYYAVKANPAPEIVRMLVGEGSRFDVASRGEIDLCLSSGAPAERISFGNTIKKQSDIAYAYAKGVRLYAFDSEAELEKLAEAAPGSRVFCRILMTCDGAEWPLSRKFGCEIDMAKDLLVKARELGLDPYGVSFHVGSQQTDLKQWDIAVGKAAMLFSALDAAGIDLRMVNLGGGFPARYRKEVDGIERYAEAVMDAMTKHFGNNIPSMIIEPGRSLVGDAGILETEVVLISRKGYDDDVRWVYLDVGKFGGLAETMDEAIKYRIVTTRDGDDTAPVVLAGPTCDSADILYEKAGYEMPVSLKVGDKVRILSTGAYTTSYSAVNFNGFEPLKAYFI is encoded by the coding sequence ATGACCGCGAAGATTGCCCGTTTCCTTGAGGAAGTTCGTCCCGTCACCCCCTGCGTGGTCGTCGATCTGGACGTGGTGCGCGACAACTATCAGGGCCTGCGACGCTGGTTGCCGCTGGCCGAGGTCTATTACGCGGTCAAGGCCAACCCGGCGCCGGAAATCGTGCGCATGCTGGTGGGCGAAGGCTCGCGCTTCGACGTGGCGTCGCGCGGCGAGATCGACCTGTGCCTGTCCAGCGGGGCGCCTGCCGAGCGTATCTCGTTCGGCAACACCATCAAGAAGCAGTCGGACATCGCCTACGCCTACGCCAAGGGTGTCCGCCTCTATGCCTTCGACTCCGAGGCCGAGCTGGAGAAGCTGGCCGAGGCCGCGCCGGGCTCGCGCGTGTTCTGCCGCATCCTGATGACCTGCGACGGCGCCGAGTGGCCGCTGTCGCGCAAGTTCGGCTGCGAGATCGACATGGCCAAGGACCTGCTGGTCAAGGCCCGCGAACTGGGGCTCGACCCCTACGGCGTGTCCTTCCACGTGGGCAGCCAGCAGACCGACCTGAAGCAGTGGGACATCGCGGTGGGCAAGGCCGCCATGCTGTTCTCGGCGCTGGACGCCGCCGGCATCGATCTGCGCATGGTCAACCTGGGCGGCGGCTTCCCGGCCCGCTACCGCAAGGAAGTGGACGGCATCGAGCGTTATGCCGAAGCCGTCATGGACGCCATGACCAAGCATTTCGGCAACAACATCCCCTCGATGATCATCGAGCCCGGCCGCTCCCTGGTGGGCGACGCCGGCATTCTCGAGACCGAGGTGGTGCTGATCAGCCGCAAGGGCTATGACGACGACGTGCGCTGGGTCTATCTGGACGTGGGCAAGTTCGGCGGCCTGGCCGAGACCATGGACGAGGCCATCAAGTACCGCATCGTCACCACCCGCGACGGTGACGACACCGCCCCGGTGGTGCTGGCCGGTCCCACCTGCGATTCCGCCGACATCTTGTACGAGAAGGCCGGCTACGAGATGCCGGTCAGCCTCAAGGTGGGCGACAAGGTGCGCATTCTGTCCACCGGCGCCTACACCACCTCGTATTCGGCGGTGAACTTCAACGGCTTCGAGCCCTTGAAGGCCTACTTCATCTAG
- a CDS encoding hydrolase, with protein sequence MLIEAQRSCLLIVDVQQGLAPVMSDPRRVYRGCGLLLRAAARLSLPVVISEQYPKGLGPTSGELLEYAPEGAVMEKLHFSCAADDGIRARIEGSRRDQIVIAGIESHVCVLQSALGFKQAGFSPVVVADACASRDPANYQAAMSRLADNGVEIVTVEMVIFEWLHRAGTPEFKELSALIK encoded by the coding sequence ATGCTGATCGAAGCCCAACGTTCCTGCCTGCTGATCGTCGACGTCCAACAAGGTCTGGCGCCGGTGATGAGCGACCCCCGCCGGGTCTATCGCGGCTGCGGCCTGCTGCTGCGCGCCGCCGCCCGCCTGTCCCTGCCGGTGGTGATCAGCGAGCAGTATCCCAAGGGCCTCGGCCCCACCTCGGGCGAATTGCTGGAATACGCCCCCGAGGGCGCGGTCATGGAGAAGCTGCATTTCTCCTGTGCCGCCGACGACGGCATCCGGGCCCGTATCGAAGGGTCGCGCCGCGACCAGATCGTCATCGCCGGCATCGAATCCCATGTCTGCGTGCTGCAGAGCGCCCTGGGCTTCAAACAGGCGGGCTTCAGCCCGGTGGTGGTGGCCGACGCCTGCGCGTCGCGCGATCCCGCCAACTATCAGGCGGCCATGTCGCGCCTGGCCGACAATGGTGTCGAGATCGTCACCGTCGAGATGGTGATCTTCGAGTGGCTGCACCGGGCCGGCACGCCGGAATTCAAGGAGCTCTCGGCCCTGATCAAATGA
- a CDS encoding flagellar hook-basal body complex protein, whose product MLWGAFTNASQAMQTMDWAMGSVSQNIANVNTTGYKEKETLFKTVLSETHTSPAQTNNSPTKATATTGLDIFGVRPVDRNLITKSGTITSSTTWSDMAINGRGFFIVSQPDSTGAPQTSLTSSSTLYTRAGNFTQKAVNGNNYFTTPEGNFLMGWQADNLGNITANSALSPVYANLGQKADGQATTSIQVVANAPSNATLTGSTKTFTDSTSITDGFGTAQDMTMTWNRVDGDTWTVDFSLPANPASGSVGTITGSPVTVTMDSNGVITSPTTSASGTGFADLTIDWSAGPTLQSTASLDLNSNKPAFASVVETTAIYDNAFNSHNLGMAFEHSANGQWYLRLQPVAAEGSISNLTADGAACGSSIPITFDGSGNLLTPASATFTVDWTATGAGSNTVTLDLRKLTQFSSEPANKLEVKTIDPDGFASGTMDSVEISTDGSVVAHYDNGQTRRIFQIPVASFVSADQLDPVSGTLFRATEQAGDMTVAAITDQGSGASIVASAIETSNVNLEDQFSRMIVTQKAYSVNSNVFKTADEMSQTVRDLIT is encoded by the coding sequence ATGCTGTGGGGTGCTTTTACCAACGCCAGCCAGGCGATGCAGACGATGGACTGGGCCATGGGCTCGGTCTCGCAGAACATCGCCAACGTCAACACCACCGGCTACAAGGAAAAGGAAACCCTTTTCAAGACGGTGCTGTCGGAAACCCATACTTCGCCCGCCCAGACCAATAACTCGCCGACCAAGGCGACGGCCACCACCGGGCTGGATATCTTCGGCGTGCGGCCGGTGGATCGCAATCTGATCACCAAGTCGGGAACCATCACGTCGTCCACCACCTGGAGCGACATGGCCATCAACGGCCGTGGCTTCTTCATCGTCAGCCAGCCCGACAGCACCGGCGCTCCCCAGACCAGCCTGACGTCGTCCAGCACCCTCTATACGAGGGCGGGCAACTTCACCCAGAAGGCGGTCAACGGTAATAACTACTTCACCACTCCCGAAGGCAATTTCCTGATGGGGTGGCAGGCCGACAACCTGGGAAACATCACCGCCAACTCGGCTCTGAGCCCGGTTTACGCCAATCTCGGGCAGAAGGCCGATGGTCAGGCCACCACGTCCATTCAGGTGGTGGCCAATGCGCCGTCCAACGCCACCCTGACCGGTTCGACCAAGACCTTCACCGACAGCACCAGCATCACCGACGGTTTCGGCACCGCCCAGGACATGACCATGACCTGGAATCGGGTGGACGGTGACACATGGACGGTGGATTTCTCGCTGCCGGCCAATCCCGCCAGTGGCAGCGTCGGCACCATTACCGGCTCGCCGGTCACGGTGACCATGGATTCCAACGGCGTCATCACCTCGCCGACCACCTCGGCCTCGGGCACGGGATTCGCCGATTTGACCATCGACTGGTCGGCGGGTCCCACTTTGCAGAGCACGGCCAGTCTCGATCTCAATTCCAACAAGCCCGCGTTCGCCTCGGTCGTCGAGACCACCGCCATCTATGACAACGCGTTCAATTCCCATAACCTGGGCATGGCCTTCGAGCATTCGGCCAATGGCCAGTGGTACTTGCGCCTCCAACCGGTGGCCGCCGAAGGTTCGATCTCCAACCTTACCGCCGACGGGGCCGCCTGCGGCTCCTCCATCCCCATCACCTTCGATGGTTCTGGAAACCTCCTCACACCCGCCAGCGCGACGTTTACCGTCGATTGGACGGCAACGGGGGCCGGCTCCAATACCGTCACCCTGGATTTGCGCAAGCTGACCCAGTTTTCCAGCGAGCCCGCCAACAAGCTGGAGGTAAAGACCATCGATCCGGATGGCTTTGCCAGCGGCACCATGGATTCGGTGGAAATCAGCACCGACGGCAGCGTGGTCGCCCACTACGACAATGGGCAGACCAGACGGATTTTCCAGATTCCGGTGGCGAGCTTCGTGTCCGCCGACCAGCTCGACCCCGTTTCCGGCACGCTGTTCCGCGCCACCGAGCAGGCGGGCGACATGACCGTGGCCGCCATCACCGACCAGGGCAGCGGCGCCAGTATCGTGGCCTCGGCCATCGAGACCTCCAACGTCAATCTCGAGGATCAGTTTTCCCGGATGATCGTCACGCAGAAGGCTTATTCGGTGAACTCGAACGTCTTCAAGACCGCCGACGAGATGAGCCAGACGGTGCGCGACCTGATCACCTGA
- a CDS encoding gamma-glutamyltransferase encodes MRVSKEVSSSVNSSRGPRSIHSRAAIALAALAIPALTACGDPSRPVGQVGHVTGFGGMVAVDEPRAAILGRDVLSAGGTAADAATAIYFTLAVTYPSTASLGGGGTCIVHDSGKKKTEVIDFPAIASTLSGPLPSAVPANPRGFFALHAKYGRLRWESLLTEPERLARSGVPVSRALANDLARGLPVIGRDPVARAIFMRADGSVLREGDVMQQPQLAGMISTLRHNTGNFYVGPQARELIKAVQAAGGTLSLDDLRDIRPTWRDAVAVKVDSDTAWFAPPPSAGSTMAAQLVAALWPRWSDADAAERPHLLAETSARAFGERARWMRPTGWSDEAPASLVADSRIAAMMSGYAADRHQPVTNVPTPPTDSQSGTAFAVLDADGTAVACSVTSHGLFGNGRMAPGTGIMLSGVPGLNGPPATAVMLSTNTYNGAIHFIGAASGGGTSALALTQSFLGVAKDNKPLSDALAQPRLVHAGNPDAVFVETGSITLDPAPLQSRGHQISATPMPSRVEAIYCPLGFKNSEGCDMATDPRGFGLATVAGKKE; translated from the coding sequence ATGCGCGTGAGCAAGGAAGTCTCCTCATCGGTCAATTCGTCGCGCGGCCCCCGCTCCATCCACTCCAGAGCCGCCATCGCCCTGGCCGCCCTGGCGATTCCGGCGCTCACCGCCTGCGGCGATCCTTCGCGCCCCGTCGGCCAGGTGGGCCATGTCACGGGCTTCGGCGGCATGGTCGCCGTGGATGAGCCCAGGGCCGCCATACTGGGCCGCGACGTGCTGTCGGCGGGCGGCACCGCCGCCGATGCCGCCACCGCCATCTACTTCACCCTGGCGGTTACCTATCCGTCCACCGCCAGCCTGGGGGGCGGCGGTACCTGCATAGTACATGATAGCGGCAAAAAGAAGACGGAAGTCATCGATTTCCCCGCCATCGCCTCGACCTTGTCCGGCCCCCTTCCCTCGGCGGTGCCGGCCAATCCCCGCGGCTTCTTCGCCCTGCACGCCAAATACGGCAGGTTGCGCTGGGAAAGCCTGCTGACCGAACCCGAGCGGCTGGCGCGCAGCGGCGTCCCCGTGTCGCGCGCCCTGGCCAACGATCTGGCGCGCGGCCTGCCCGTCATCGGCCGCGATCCGGTGGCCCGCGCCATCTTCATGCGCGCCGACGGCTCGGTGCTGCGCGAGGGCGACGTGATGCAGCAGCCCCAGTTGGCCGGCATGATCTCGACGCTTCGCCACAACACCGGCAATTTCTATGTGGGCCCCCAGGCCCGCGAGCTGATCAAGGCGGTGCAGGCGGCGGGCGGCACCTTGTCGCTGGATGACCTGCGCGATATCCGCCCCACCTGGCGCGACGCCGTCGCGGTCAAGGTGGACAGCGACACCGCCTGGTTCGCCCCGCCGCCGTCGGCGGGCAGCACCATGGCGGCCCAACTGGTGGCGGCCCTGTGGCCGCGCTGGAGCGATGCCGACGCGGCCGAGCGGCCCCATCTGCTGGCCGAGACCTCGGCGCGGGCCTTCGGCGAGCGGGCCCGCTGGATGCGTCCCACCGGCTGGAGCGACGAGGCTCCGGCCTCCCTGGTGGCGGATTCGCGCATCGCGGCCATGATGAGCGGCTATGCCGCCGACCGCCATCAGCCGGTGACCAATGTCCCCACGCCGCCCACCGACAGCCAGTCGGGCACCGCCTTCGCCGTGCTGGATGCCGACGGAACGGCGGTGGCGTGCAGCGTCACCAGCCACGGCCTGTTCGGCAACGGCCGCATGGCGCCCGGCACCGGCATCATGCTGTCGGGAGTTCCCGGCCTCAACGGGCCGCCGGCCACCGCCGTGATGCTGAGCACCAACACCTACAACGGAGCCATCCACTTTATCGGCGCCGCCTCGGGCGGCGGCACCTCCGCCCTGGCCCTGACCCAGAGTTTCCTGGGGGTCGCCAAGGATAACAAGCCGCTGTCCGACGCCCTGGCCCAGCCGCGCCTGGTCCATGCCGGCAATCCCGACGCCGTCTTCGTCGAGACCGGTTCCATCACCCTGGACCCGGCCCCGCTGCAGAGTCGCGGCCACCAGATCAGCGCCACCCCCATGCCCAGCCGCGTGGAGGCCATCTATTGCCCTCTGGGTTTCAAGAACTCCGAGGGCTGCGACATGGCCACCGACCCGCGCGGCTTCGGTCTGGCCACCGTGGCGGGCAAGAAGGAATGA
- a CDS encoding rubrerythrin family protein, protein MASLNGSKTMDNLKAAFAGESQANRRYLYFAQKADVEGHNDVSALFRSTAEGETGHAFGHLEFLEAVGDPATGQPIGPTDSNLKAAVAGETHEYTDMYPGMARTARDEGFDEIADWFETLAKAEKSHAGRFQKALDGLGN, encoded by the coding sequence ATGGCATCCCTGAACGGTTCCAAGACTATGGACAATCTGAAGGCGGCCTTCGCCGGCGAAAGCCAGGCCAACCGCCGCTATCTGTATTTCGCCCAGAAGGCCGACGTGGAAGGACACAACGACGTCTCGGCCCTGTTCCGCTCGACCGCCGAGGGCGAGACCGGCCACGCTTTCGGCCACCTGGAATTCCTGGAAGCGGTGGGCGACCCCGCCACCGGCCAGCCCATCGGCCCCACGGATTCCAACCTCAAGGCGGCGGTGGCGGGCGAGACCCACGAATACACCGACATGTATCCCGGCATGGCCCGCACGGCGCGGGACGAGGGCTTCGACGAGATCGCCGACTGGTTCGAGACCCTGGCCAAGGCGGAAAAATCCCATGCCGGCCGCTTCCAGAAGGCCCTGGACGGCTTGGGAAACTGA
- a CDS encoding aminotransferase class I/II-fold pyridoxal phosphate-dependent enzyme, whose product MSFKAAQRGAIAPFIVMDVMRAAAAREAGGADVIHLEVGQPSGQAPPKVLEAAARAVRTEPLGYTLALGRDSLRERIARHYRQTYGVSVPPERICVTTGSSAGFLLAFLAAFDPGDRVAVAAPGYPAYRNILQALGVECVLVPVGPGSRWQITAGVLAGVEGKLDGVVVASPSNPTGSMLSAHEVAELAGWCELHGVRLISDEIYHGITYGRPAATVAGMTAAPHALVINSFSKYYAMTGWRLGWMVLPEDLARSVECLTQNLYISPPTLSQVAAETVFDCIDELEARVAAYRANRDILLAELPGAGFDRLAPSDGAFYLYADVSELTNDSAEFCARMLAETGVACTPGIDFDPLEGTRTLRFSYAGSAAHMAEAAKRLKAWRR is encoded by the coding sequence ATGAGCTTCAAGGCCGCCCAGCGCGGCGCCATCGCCCCCTTCATCGTCATGGACGTGATGCGGGCGGCCGCCGCGCGCGAGGCCGGGGGCGCCGACGTGATCCACCTGGAAGTGGGCCAGCCCTCGGGCCAGGCACCGCCCAAGGTGCTGGAGGCGGCGGCCCGCGCCGTCAGGACCGAGCCCCTGGGCTATACCCTGGCGCTGGGCCGCGATTCCCTGCGCGAGCGGATCGCCCGCCACTATCGCCAGACCTACGGCGTCTCGGTGCCGCCCGAGCGCATCTGCGTCACCACCGGATCGTCGGCCGGCTTCCTGCTGGCCTTCCTGGCCGCCTTCGATCCCGGCGACCGGGTGGCGGTAGCCGCGCCGGGCTATCCCGCCTATCGCAACATCCTGCAGGCCCTGGGGGTGGAATGCGTGCTGGTGCCGGTGGGACCGGGCAGCCGCTGGCAGATCACCGCCGGGGTTCTGGCCGGCGTCGAAGGCAAGCTGGACGGCGTGGTGGTGGCCAGCCCCTCCAACCCCACCGGTTCCATGCTGTCGGCGCACGAGGTGGCGGAGCTGGCCGGCTGGTGCGAGTTGCACGGAGTCAGGCTGATCTCGGACGAGATCTATCACGGCATCACCTATGGCCGCCCCGCCGCCACCGTGGCCGGCATGACCGCCGCCCCCCACGCCCTGGTCATCAACAGTTTCTCGAAATACTACGCCATGACCGGCTGGCGCCTGGGCTGGATGGTGCTGCCCGAGGATCTGGCCCGCTCGGTGGAGTGCCTGACCCAGAACCTCTACATCTCGCCGCCCACCCTGTCCCAGGTGGCGGCCGAGACGGTGTTCGACTGCATCGATGAGCTGGAGGCCCGCGTCGCCGCCTACCGCGCCAACCGCGATATCCTGCTGGCCGAGTTGCCGGGAGCGGGCTTTGACCGCCTGGCGCCGTCGGACGGGGCCTTCTATCTTTATGCCGACGTGTCGGAACTGACCAATGACAGCGCGGAATTCTGCGCCCGCATGCTGGCCGAGACCGGCGTGGCCTGCACGCCCGGCATCGATTTCGATCCGTTGGAGGGCACCCGGACCCTACGCTTTTCCTATGCCGGCTCGGCCGCCCACATGGCCGAGGCGGCAAAGCGGCTGAAGGCGTGGCGGCGATAG
- a CDS encoding DEAD/DEAH box helicase encodes MTTHQDIGREDGPETATTTFEDLGLGPEILKALAESGYTHPTPIQAQAIPVVLMGRDVLGCAQTGTGKTASFTLPMIEILAAGRAKARMPRSLILAPTRELAAQVAENFDKYGKYHPLKKALIIGGESMSDQVALLDRGVDVLIATPGRLLDMFERGRILLNDVKVLVIDEADRMLDMGFIPDVEKIVGLLPKIRQTLFFSATMGPEIRRLADAFLMNPKEVKVSTGASAATTVVQALAVVEEIDKRETLRHLIRVEEVKNAFIFCNRKRDVDVLFRSLKKHGFDVVQLHGDMAQSARGETLEKFKKGEARLMVCSDVAARGIDISAVSHVFNFDVPIHAEDYVHRIGRTGRAGMEGHAFTIASPDDGRFVGAIEAMIGTTIPRIEVEGVPALELDMTARKGRGGRGAPKDAKRPARGKDEDAKPRRERRPRRDEAPAPAAEVEVATPEEAPREAIEQPREERAERPERAERSRGRGRDRDEPRRDEPRRDEPRRGGRSRDDSRRDERGGRRRGRIDELGIGEMLHADGVIGFGDHMPDFMANAVPLPAKTGKASADGDNDTDADTDSESED; translated from the coding sequence ATGACGACCCATCAAGACATCGGCCGCGAAGACGGCCCGGAAACCGCCACGACCACCTTTGAAGACCTCGGCCTCGGGCCGGAGATTCTGAAGGCGCTCGCTGAATCGGGGTATACGCACCCCACCCCCATCCAGGCCCAGGCGATCCCTGTGGTGCTCATGGGCCGCGACGTGCTGGGCTGCGCCCAGACCGGAACCGGCAAGACGGCGTCCTTCACGCTGCCCATGATCGAGATCCTGGCAGCCGGCCGCGCCAAGGCGCGCATGCCGCGCTCGCTGATCCTGGCACCAACCCGGGAACTGGCCGCCCAGGTGGCGGAAAACTTCGACAAGTACGGCAAGTACCATCCGCTCAAGAAGGCGCTGATCATCGGCGGCGAATCCATGAGCGATCAGGTCGCCCTGCTGGATCGCGGCGTCGACGTGCTGATCGCCACGCCGGGGCGCCTGCTCGACATGTTCGAGCGTGGCCGCATCCTGCTGAACGACGTCAAGGTGCTGGTCATCGACGAAGCCGACCGCATGCTGGACATGGGCTTCATCCCCGACGTGGAAAAGATCGTCGGCCTGCTGCCCAAGATCCGGCAGACCCTGTTCTTCTCGGCGACCATGGGCCCGGAAATCCGTCGGCTGGCCGACGCCTTCCTGATGAACCCCAAGGAAGTGAAGGTCTCCACCGGCGCTTCCGCCGCCACCACCGTGGTCCAGGCCCTGGCGGTGGTCGAGGAAATCGACAAGCGCGAGACGCTGCGCCACCTGATCCGCGTCGAGGAAGTGAAGAACGCCTTCATCTTCTGTAACCGCAAGCGCGACGTGGACGTGCTGTTCCGCTCGCTGAAGAAGCACGGCTTCGACGTGGTGCAGTTGCACGGCGACATGGCCCAGAGCGCCCGCGGCGAGACGCTGGAGAAGTTCAAGAAGGGCGAAGCCCGCCTGATGGTCTGCTCCGACGTCGCCGCACGCGGCATCGACATCTCGGCGGTCAGCCACGTCTTCAACTTCGACGTCCCCATCCATGCCGAGGATTACGTCCACCGCATCGGCCGCACCGGCCGCGCCGGCATGGAAGGCCACGCCTTCACCATCGCCTCCCCCGATGACGGCCGCTTCGTCGGCGCCATCGAGGCGATGATCGGCACCACCATCCCCCGCATCGAGGTCGAGGGCGTCCCCGCCCTGGAACTGGACATGACCGCCCGCAAGGGCCGTGGCGGACGCGGCGCCCCCAAGGACGCCAAGCGCCCCGCCCGCGGCAAGGACGAGGATGCCAAGCCCCGCCGCGAGCGCCGCCCGCGCCGCGACGAGGCCCCCGCTCCCGCCGCCGAGGTCGAAGTCGCCACCCCCGAGGAAGCCCCCAGGGAAGCGATCGAGCAGCCGCGCGAGGAACGGGCCGAACGGCCGGAACGCGCCGAGCGTTCGCGTGGACGTGGCCGGGACCGTGACGAGCCCCGCCGTGATGAACCCCGGCGCGACGAGCCCCGGCGTGGTGGCCGCAGCCGTGACGACAGCCGGCGCGACGAGCGCGGCGGACGCCGCCGCGGCCGTATCGACGAGCTGGGTATCGGCGAGATGCTGCACGCCGACGGCGTGATCGGCTTCGGCGATCACATGCCCGACTTCATGGCCAATGCGGTACCGCTGCCGGCCAAGACGGGCAAGGCCTCGGCCGACGGCGACAACGATACGGATGCGGACACGGATTCCGAGTCCGAGGATTGA
- a CDS encoding M48 family metalloprotease, which produces MLTRIILLVTFLLVASTPPTLAQSQPRRQFIRDAEVENTIRTFGTPIFQAAGLDPAAIRINLIIDPTLNAYVAGGQNIFFHTGLLIRSENPGQLIGVMAHETGHIAGGHLIRSTDAMANASTEAILATLLAAAAGAASGRGDAAMAMALGGNELAMRNLLAFSRSQEQQADQMAMRFLDDTHQSGRGLVEFFEILGDQEALVSARQDPYVRTHPLTRDRVAFVRNAVDLSPYAKTPWPPEWIEMHRRMKAKLFAFIEPPIRTFQRYKETDTSIEARYARAVAAYRKPDLTMALGLIDGLIKERPNDPYFWELKGQMLFENARGAEAIEPYRKAVGLLPDNALLRIALGQILIESEDASKLVEAETHLTAAVNREPEDLFAWQQLAIAFGRDGKEGMAAYALAEHYMLAGKLSEALFHANKAEQLLGKQGSVWLRIQDIKERASQVKADRDRSRKWW; this is translated from the coding sequence TTGCTCACGCGCATAATCCTTCTGGTGACGTTCCTGTTGGTCGCTTCGACGCCGCCCACCTTGGCCCAATCCCAGCCCAGGCGGCAGTTCATCCGTGATGCGGAGGTGGAAAATACCATCCGAACTTTCGGGACGCCAATTTTTCAGGCGGCGGGATTGGACCCGGCGGCGATTCGCATCAATCTGATCATCGACCCGACGCTGAATGCCTATGTGGCCGGCGGCCAGAACATCTTCTTCCACACCGGCCTGCTGATCCGCTCCGAGAATCCCGGCCAACTGATCGGCGTGATGGCCCACGAAACCGGCCACATCGCCGGCGGTCACCTGATCCGCAGCACCGATGCCATGGCCAATGCCTCGACCGAGGCCATTCTCGCCACCCTCCTGGCTGCGGCGGCCGGTGCCGCCTCGGGACGCGGCGACGCGGCCATGGCCATGGCCCTGGGCGGCAACGAGCTGGCCATGCGCAATCTGCTGGCCTTCTCGCGCAGCCAGGAGCAACAGGCCGACCAGATGGCCATGCGTTTCCTCGACGATACCCATCAGTCGGGCCGGGGGCTGGTGGAGTTCTTCGAGATCCTGGGCGACCAGGAGGCCCTGGTCTCGGCGCGCCAGGACCCCTATGTGCGAACCCATCCGCTGACCCGTGACCGCGTTGCCTTCGTGCGGAACGCCGTGGATCTTTCCCCCTATGCCAAGACCCCCTGGCCGCCGGAATGGATCGAGATGCACCGGCGCATGAAGGCCAAGCTGTTCGCCTTCATCGAGCCGCCCATCCGCACCTTCCAGCGCTACAAGGAGACGGACACCAGCATCGAGGCGCGCTATGCCCGCGCCGTCGCCGCCTATCGCAAGCCCGACCTGACCATGGCACTGGGGCTGATCGACGGGCTGATCAAGGAGCGGCCCAACGATCCATATTTCTGGGAGCTGAAGGGCCAGATGCTGTTCGAGAACGCCCGGGGCGCCGAGGCCATCGAGCCCTACCGCAAGGCGGTCGGCCTGCTGCCCGACAACGCCCTGCTGCGCATCGCCCTGGGCCAGATTCTGATCGAGTCGGAGGATGCCTCGAAACTGGTCGAGGCGGAGACCCATCTCACCGCCGCCGTCAACCGCGAGCCCGAGGACCTGTTCGCCTGGCAGCAACTGGCCATCGCCTTCGGCCGCGACGGCAAGGAAGGCATGGCCGCCTACGCCCTGGCCGAGCACTACATGCTGGCCGGCAAGCTGTCCGAGGCGCTGTTCCACGCCAACAAGGCGGAGCAGTTGCTGGGCAAGCAGGGATCGGTGTGGCTGCGCATCCAGGACATCAAGGAGCGCGCCTCCCAGGTCAAGGCCGACCGCGACCGGTCCCGCAAGTGGTGGTAG